A window from Symbiopectobacterium purcellii encodes these proteins:
- the epmA gene encoding elongation factor P--(R)-beta-lysine ligase, translating into MCEGALWQPTATIENLLKRAAIVSEIRRFFSDRGVLEVETPAMSQATVTDVHMVPFQTRFVGPGVSEGMTLYLMTSPEYHMKRLLAAGSGPVFQLCRSFRNEESGRYHNPEFTMLEWYRPHYDMYRLMDEVDDLLQQVLECESAERLSYQQAFQRHLDVDPLSADKAQLRDAADKLGMGDLASREEDRDTLLQMLFTFGVEPHIGHDKPAFVYHFPASQASLAEISSEDHRVAERFEAYFKGIELANGFRELTDSDEQRQRFEQDNRKRAANGLSQQPIDEYLLAALKQGMPACSGVALGVDRLIMLALKAETIGEVMAFTVGRS; encoded by the coding sequence ATGTGCGAAGGCGCACTCTGGCAGCCCACCGCCACCATTGAAAACTTGTTGAAGCGTGCAGCCATCGTCTCTGAAATTCGGCGATTTTTCTCCGATCGCGGCGTATTGGAAGTGGAAACACCGGCCATGAGTCAGGCAACGGTGACCGATGTACACATGGTACCGTTCCAAACGCGTTTTGTCGGACCTGGCGTATCGGAAGGGATGACACTCTACCTGATGACCAGCCCTGAATACCATATGAAGCGCTTGCTCGCCGCAGGCAGCGGACCTGTCTTTCAACTGTGCCGTAGTTTCCGTAATGAAGAGTCTGGTCGATACCATAACCCTGAGTTCACCATGCTCGAGTGGTATCGCCCCCACTACGATATGTATCGTTTGATGGACGAAGTGGACGATTTATTACAGCAAGTACTGGAGTGTGAAAGCGCAGAGCGTCTCTCGTACCAGCAGGCTTTTCAGCGTCATCTGGATGTGGACCCGCTTTCTGCGGATAAGGCGCAACTGCGAGACGCGGCGGATAAGCTCGGCATGGGCGATCTTGCCAGCCGTGAAGAGGATCGCGACACGTTGCTGCAAATGTTGTTCACCTTTGGGGTGGAACCACACATCGGGCATGACAAACCGGCCTTTGTGTATCACTTCCCTGCGTCACAGGCTTCGCTTGCGGAAATCAGCTCTGAGGATCACCGGGTGGCGGAGCGCTTTGAGGCTTATTTCAAAGGTATCGAGCTGGCAAACGGTTTTCGCGAATTGACGGACAGCGATGAGCAGCGTCAGCGTTTTGAGCAGGATAACCGCAAACGAGCCGCAAACGGGCTTTCTCAGCAGCCGATTGATGAATATCTGTTGGCGGCGTTGAAACAGGGAATGCCTGCCTGTTCTGGCGTCGCGTTAGGGGTGGATCGTTTGATTATGCTGGCGTTAAAAGCAGAAACCATTGGTGAGGTGATGGCCTTCACCGTCGGGCGTTCGTAA